Within Macaca nemestrina isolate mMacNem1 chromosome X, mMacNem.hap1, whole genome shotgun sequence, the genomic segment CAACTATCTCAGCCGTGAAGAAGGTCATGTCGCGGTAaagaaatttgttattttttccttggGTATCTACTGGGAAGGGAATTAGCTAATATGTACTGAACATTTACTGTTGTTCTGagtatttgcatatattaataatttcattttatgctCCCCCCTTGAGATAGGTATTGTTATTATGCCCCATTTCAGAGCCCAGAAGAATGGTTCACAGAGACATTAAATAATTTCCCAAGGTGGTACAGCATATACCTGGCAGGGCCAGAAATGGAATCCAAGTTGTATAGCTTCAGAATCCCCACTCTTAACCACTGTGCACTACCAGTCCACCCCCAATAATTCAGCAGGACTATATTAGAATTTAAAACTGCAGTACAAACAGTTTTGAGTTCTAGAGACTTACCTAAATATCTAGTCAATAGTTTAGCTAGGATTTGCAAATTCTGAAAGGGGAGGAGATTCTCAAATATGCAAATGGTCCAATCTCAGGTACTGAGGCTAGGGAATTGTTTCTTGTTCTTGAGGACTTCTAAAGTGATAAGGAAGGAAGAAGCTTCAGCTAGGAATTGAGAGAACCAGTTCTAGCTCTGCTCTGTCAGCAACTCTCAGTGACTTTGGTCAAGGCAAGTTCTTCTAGGCCTCAGTtacctcacctataaaatgaccCTAATAAACACCCACAATTTCCTCTTGCCTTATTACACTCACAGGGTAGCATACATTTCTGGACAGACCACAAGGGCCCAATATGTGCTTGTGAAATTGTCATAAGCCAATCATGAATCCTTCCTATCCTTCAAGACCTTGTTCAAGTTTTACCTCTATATGGAAGCCCTCCACTTAGCACAGGGATGGGCAAAGAGTAGGTGTTCTGTTAGCACCAGATTCAGAGTAATCCAATCTCATTACCTGCCTCTAGGTTTTTGATGCCACCAACACTACCAGAGAACGGCGGTCACTGATCCTGCAGTTTGCAAAAGAACATGGTTACAAGGTATGGTAACACTCCAACTCTTATTTAGAGCCTATTTCTCCAGCACAAACCCCAAAGAAAGGCAAACCAGGGGACTCAGAGAAGCCAAATCCACAACCATAAGCTCAACATTTTAATTTGGTTCTCTAACTTTCCAGGATATAGTCAGAAGCAGCAAAGCAGAACAAGAAAGGAGGGGTGCCATATTAGGCAATGGAAGATGACTGCAGACAGGCTGGCTATGGGGAAAGAGTGGAGAGAGTCACTACAAAAAGCTTATATAAGACCTAAACCCAGTAAAGATATAAAACAACAATCTGGGGTCATTCAGTTTAGAGCCAGTCTGCCTCATGAAACTCAGAAGCCTGAAAGTACCACTGTATGAGAGCATTATGTTGTCAGAGACGCCCCTGGAGATGATTTAGAACCATTGAAAAGGAGTAAAGCTATGTTCAGCTCCTATCAAACATAATTTCCTGCTGGaagtctcttttctgtttcttttatagGTGTTTTTCATTGAGTCCATTTGTAATGACCCTGGCGTAATTGCAGAAAACATCAGGGTAAGGACCACCAGTTACTTTTCCACTTTGCTCTGCCTTAGGCTTAGATCATGCCTAAGGCAGAGGTGAGATTATGCTTAAGGCAACTCCATGAGATTAAAGAAAGTATTCCTCCCTGATCTTCTCCTCCTAGTTTTTGTAGGAAGCATTCCGTAACCATCCTGGCCTACAATGACTCTATTAATTTTAACGAAGCCAACATATATAGTGCCCTTTCTATGCTCCAGATACCAGACTTGACTGtcattaattttcacaacaaaacTGCATATTACAGATTATTTCCATGTTagagagaggaaactgaggttccaaAAGGATAAATGAATTGTCAAAgattcatacagacagaaaggGATAGAAGTGGGACTGGACCTCAGGCTTGGCTGTCTGCCTCAAAAGCCTACATTTTTTATTCTACCCCAAAATTCATACCAGAACTACCACTGCTCTTAGATTCTAGGCATGTGGTCTAGAACTAGGTCATTTACCACGTTTTGTTGTTCCCCACTTCATCAAATTACTGGAGCTCAAGAACAGAAGAGACCTTAAGGGCAATTTTATTCTACCCTCCATCAGATACTTGAAGTCTTACCTAAATGTatatctagattttctttttatacctGCAATGATAAGGGGCCCATTGCTTTCAATGAATGCGGTCCAGTCAAGCTGGAATCTGCCTCcttgtaatttttattaattggtaatttttttaaccttttgggGCATACAGCATGTtcatttcctcccttccctcttcatcctcccatctatctatctatcaattcAACAGAAATTGACTATATACCTGGACTTGGCCATTCTGGGCATTAGAGACATACATATGGATAGTGGAGAGTCCTTCCCTTGAGCATATATTCTAGTGAGGAAGACTGGCAAGTATATGTACAGAACTCTGAGAACTGAGGTGATATGAGGGAACAGAGGAAGCTTTGGGAAGACAGTGTTGAGGGCCTGACTTTGCATGGGGGCAGAAATCAGGGAAGCCTTCCTAATGGAGGTAAAATTAAAACGAATAAGGATATATGCGATTGTTATTACAAAAGTGTTCTTCACACATGAATGACACTTCAGTTTCCAATGACCTTGAAGAACACATAGGAATTTGGTGCGTGAAGAATGGAAAATAAGGATATAAGCATATACTAAGTATGGCATCTCCGGAGAACTATAAGTAGCTTAAATTGGTTAAAGTCAAATGTGTGGAGGAATAGGGGAGCCATGGGAGATAAGGTTGAAGAAATAATTTGGGGCCCAATCATGACAAGCCATGAGCTGCCTGCTAAAATAATTCacactttttttctaaaagttatgACAAAATGTATAAGGGCTTTAAGCAGGAGAATACTTTGGCCAGATATTCATATTAGAAATACCCTTCTGGCTGCCAGTATGGTGAATACATTAGAAGTAAAAAGTATATAGACAAAGTAATTGGGCACACAGCTATAGTGAGCACAAGCAAGAATGAATGGCTGTTTAGAGGAGATGATAGAGTGGAGAGGATTTGGTACCTGCTAAGAGGTGAGGGATGATAGAAAGACAGACATCTAGGATGACTCCCAGGTTACATTTAGGAGCAGATGATGGGGTAGGTGATAGTGCCAGTACCTGAGATGAGGACTGTGGGAGGAGACAGTGGGTATTGGTGAATTAGGAGAGGCCAGTCTTCCGAAATCCAAAGACAGCATGTCATAATCTCCCGGTAAACACTTGATACATGTAAGCCGTAATGACCCCTGGACAAGATCTCTGGTTCCACTTCTTCAGCCATTTCTCACATCACAATTTCTGGTCCTCTTATAAATGTTCTTCTTTTATAAGCAGTGTATGCTCTGCGACTGAGTATAATGTAACAGGCTTTCTTTGAGATTAGGAATGAGGAGTCACACAACCAGCTTCTTTTCaattggctgatttttgtaaACTTAGGCAAGATGTGTTCTCCaggtctcaatttcctcatctttataaTGAGGCATCTTGTACTCAGTGGTCTCTAAGAACCTTCCAAAGAAAACCatcagagactctgtctcacaatgTCTCCCTTGATACCTCTGTTCTCCCTGATCCCAGCAAGTGAAACTTGGCAGCCCCGATTATGTAGACTGTGACCGTGAAAAGGTTCTGGAAGACTTTCTAAAGAGAATTGAGTGCTATGAGGTCAACTACCAACCCTTGGATGAGGAACTGGACAGGTAAGAGCCAGCACCCCAAAGTCAAGGTCTAGatcttttgcccagttttgaTATCCTGTAGAACCTGGAGGGAATATCctccctttctgagcctcagcttctctATCTGTAACATCAGGAAACTGAACTTGATTATCTTTCTTCAAGGATCCTTTCAGCTCTGATTCCTTGACGTGTAAGGTGTTCCTAAGATGATTAAAATAGTGTTTTCCTGAGCAATATGAACAGTTCAGGACCCCCTCCTGAACAGAACAAATGCCCCCATCCTGTGGGTGTTGCGATTATTATTACAAAAGTGTTCTTCACACATGAATGGCACTTCAGTTTCCAAACATGTTTACCTTCTTTCTTACATTTAATCCCTTAGGACTTCTGTAAAGGAGGCTGAGATAAGTCTTATGATcataaaatttcaagaaaaagaaattgagtcTTAGAGAACTGAAATTACTTTCCCAAGCTCCCATCACAAGGGGTAGAGCTAGGATTCTAATTACATGTTCTGTCTCCTAGTCATGTCTCTTTTCACAACATTCCCATGTCTCATCAATCAACAAGTATTTGGACCCTTTGGACTGTGGTATATGTAGGGGGTATAAATAGGGGCAAAAGAGGTGGGTTCTATCCTCGGGTAGCTTCTATAGTGCTTTGACATATGAGAacacccattaaaaaaaaaaaaaaaaaacaagaaatgctcTGTCATAATACCAACTAAAGATAGGAGAGAGCAGATGTGAGTTTTAGATGTAGAATGTTCCCAGAACCCTACTCTCTTTGAAAATGTGTTGTGATGAGAAGAGACCCCAAGTGAGAAGTATAAAGAGGCTTCAAATGGTCATCACCACTCTAAGAAATCTAAAGAGTGGCCTTACCCAATTGAAGTACCGAGAGATCAGCACTGTTATTGCCCCACTCtttagatggagaaactgagacccagattAAATCAAAGGCTTACTTTGGGCTACACAATGAACGAATCAGTAGCACAATATCTGTTCGAACCCATATCCCAGTTGTGCAGATTGTTCATTGCACAGGCACCCTGGTCAAGGGTACACTCGCTTCTCTCACCAAGATGTGTGCTGAAGTagggctgtgtgaccctgaggaAAGTACGGCTTTTGAAAATTATCACAAAGGAATGACATGGGCTAACAGCATATGGTGAAAGGAGCCTGAAGGCCGGAGTGGAGGGTGTAAGTGAAAGAACGGCATTGACAAAGCCCCAGCCCTGGGCCCAGACCCTGCGGTTGCTAGGTTGCTGTTTGATGAATTAGTTTGGGCCAGAAGAAGACAAATCTAGAAGGTCAGCTTTATGTCATCATTTTTCTATCAACAGACATTTACAGTCTATGCATCAGGTCCCAGCCCTGAACATGGAATCAAAAGAGGAAAGGGCTGTCCCTAATTTGACAGAATGTCCAGTTAGTTGGAGAAGACAATGAGTACACAGTTGGTCACAACTCTGGTGACAGTAAACCAAGTGGGCTGTAGAAACATGGGACCCTGTCCAATTTGGAGGAAGAAGGTCTAAAAGAGCTTGATTACCCAATAAGCAGACTACACATAGGGTACCAGCAAGATAGGGGCTACCAAACTGAGAAAAAGAGCTatcttaaaaacatttatttatttatttatttatttatttatttattttattttattttattttatttttgagacagagtcccgttctgtcacccaggctggggtgcagttacatgatcttggctcactgcaacctctgcctcctgggttcaagcaattctcctgtctcagcctcctgagtagctgggattacaggtgcccaccactgcacctagctaatttttatatttttattagagacagggtttcaccatgttggccaagctggtcactaactcctgacctcaaatgatctgcctgccttggcctcccaaagtgctgggattataggcataacccactgcacccagctggctTAAAGGCTTTTATAATATTGGATATTTCAAAAACAGCATCAAGGTAGTCAAAgtggaaaaatataaaaccagaACTTGGGAGAATCTCCCCATATTCtatagtttataatttttattttaaataaaaatttaaaactttttttttaatttttaaaataaaattaaaaatttggatGGAGGTAGGCATTAACTACTCTACTATTTTTGGTGTGGAACACCTCTAAATGACTTCACATGATCCTGGTCTCAAAAAAGGCTTCCTAAAGAGTGAATATGCTGGTTCTTGAGGTATGAATGCATAGCAGCTCAACTTTGGAAATCAGGCAAAGAGAATAGCACTTTGTAAGTGCCTAGTTAAATCTGAAAAAGAGtagagaaatacagaaaatattccAAGTGTAATAGCAAAGGTGTGAAGACAAGAATGAAACAGAGAAGATATGGGTATGGGCATGGGACCATAAAGTGAGGCCAACCGGGCCCAGTGTGAGAAGGCAAAACCAGAAAATCAGACTAAGCTGAGGAATTTGGAAGCTCCTAGAGCCTCAACGGACCTAGTGTTAGGAACAGACAGTAGCCAGGCCACAAGTTTGCATCAGATATTTTCTACCCCTAGGCACTGAGGGTTCTAGAAGAAATTACTGGAGGGGGGAGTATTCTGGGGTTCTTCCCGAGAAGGTGGCCTTGGGAAAATCACTTTCTCTATGCCTCGGTTTCTTCACCTTTAAAACAGAGGTGATAATCTCTGCTCTGTAGTAATATGAGGATTCATGTGCTTAAAAGTTCCCACTCCCTGCCAGATGCAcagaaaatattcaacaaatacaaGTGCCCTGTGGAAGCCATTGGGCACAGGTGGGCATGATGAGTGTGGTGCAGCATAAAGGACTTCTCTAGGAAAATCTAGGGAGAGGCTTTCTGAAACCAAACCTGTCGGCAACCTTACCTGTCTCGGGTTAGTGCAGTGCAGCTCTTTCTATTCACTTGGTTTTGTTACCATGCAACCAGGGCTGCTGGTGTCACCCCATTGCCCCAGCCTTCCACTCCTCTTCCTAGGGATTTCTCCGAACTCTGTACAGGCCAACAACTAAACGAGTTAATGCCTGGTACAGTGTAGGCCTCAGAAGTCTTGCTCCATGTTTCTAGTCTTCTGATTAGTCAGTGCCTACACTCCACCCTCCAGCTTCTACACAAACAGGTGGTTGAACAGTTTGAATATCATTCAGTGTATAGGTATTAGTTCATGACAGAGCACAGAATTGAGGCTACGGTAAGGAACTTGGGACAAGGACCACAAGTTCCCCAATGATGTTGTGGACCACCTCTGTAACCCCATGCCACACTACTTGGCACACCTTGGAGGGAATGACTGTTTATAGAATGAATGTTGAGCACTGATCATGTGTTTCCAAGTATTTGTTCCTGACTGGCCAGAGAGCTCCCAAAGCACAGACACTGGGTCTCCATGCCAAGCACAATGCCTAGAACACAGGACTATGTTTGGagtatgtttgttgactgcatagcAAATAGGAAAATAACCCAGGCCAAGCCCCCCTTCTGAGTgaggagagagacacacacatgcacagacacacatatgcacacagacGCAATCTGGTAGTTGTGTGTTGAGTATAAAGGACAATATGTAGcagaggcttaaaaaaaaaaaagagagagagagagagagagaggtgaagaGCTCAACTCAGGATCAGAAAGGGTAGGGGAGTGAACAAGTCAGGAGCTGCCAGTAAGACATTAGAGTTAGCCAGGGATACAAAGGATTACTGCTTCTCTCTGACTATGTTAGGGATGCGAACCCCAGAAGAGAGAACCCAGCTGCTTGTAAGAGGATGAGTGAAAAGGCAGTTTGGCTCAAGCTGAGGCTGAAGGAAGGAGACAGGGGGAAATAGCATATAATGAGCTCCTTTGGGTGGCCAATAACCAAGTCTCTAGGACAGGTACTCGGTACAGGGCAAGGCATGGCATCACATTAGGTGACAGCTGGGTTGTGGAAGAGGTTTGAAAGGGTGTGTGGTTCGGGGTTTCTTTTGGGGTCAACCCTACCACCATTAGCCCCTGAGCTGCCCTTGCTCCTGCTTGGGTCTGGCCCAGCCACCTGTCCTACATCAAGATCTTCGACGTGGGCACACGCTACATGGTGAACCGAGTGCAGGGTCACATCCAGAGCCGCACAGTCTACTACCTCATGAATATCCACGTCACACCTCGCTCCATCTACCTATGCCGGCATGGTGAGAGTGATCTCAACCTCAGAGGCCGCATCGGAGGTGACTCTGGCCTCTCAGTTCGTGGCAAGCAGGTAGGGTGGACCACATACACCCAGATGGGTTGGCTGGGCTGTCCTAGGTGGGCTGGAGGTGTAGTGGTGGCCACATTCTGGGTCCTGAGGTGGGATGACCCAGGGATGGGGTAGAAGCAGATTCCATCACTCCTACTCTTCCATCCATCAGCCACTCAGTCTCTTCCCAGCCGCCGAATGGTTCCCTATGCCACCTGTTCTGCAGGTCTAAGAGCTTGGCCTTGGCACCCAAGGCCTGCCCAAAGCCAGCTGCTCCATGACAGTGACTCCCTTTGCCCTTCCTGACTGGTTCCATCATCTTTCTCACAATGTTGTGCCTTTGCTGGTGCAGCTCCCCCACCTAGTCTACCCTCTTCTGTCTCCTCTGTCAGTGGGTGACCATCAGTGGCACAGACAGCTGCCCTGAGAGACCCATCCTTGAACCACTCTTCTCCCCAATTCTgccctccccacctcaccccaacACAGGTGTCACACTGGCAGCCCCTGTCCCCACCCATGACAGTGtccttcctgccctccccactcccttccaaggcccagcacctgctccagaaagccctccccatcctctcctccctcccaggcAGGTTGCCATGCCCTGGGCTCCAGCTCTCCCAGTTCTGGCCCATGTGTGGCTCTCCTGGCCTGAGTGTCTTCTCCCCAGCCCAGCACAGTGACCTGCATGTTCTGGTTGCTGGCTAAATACAGGGATCCATTTCCACAGCATTTGGTCCTGCACCTGGGCTTGTTAGCACAGGTATTGTTCCTGCTGGCAGGACCACTTGGGGATGGAACAGGTGGGAAATGAAGTGCAGGATGGACAATTGTTGTCATGATTGTCATTTATTGGACACCTATGCAGTCACGGTGCCATCTGCTTCTGCACGTGTGGCTCATTTCATCTTCACCACAGGTCTGTGAGGTGGGCATTCCTACCACCAGTTTATGGAtgaggaagcagagagcagccccaGGGCAGGTGGCCAGGATGAGACAGAGCCAGGGCTGAAAGCGGGGCCTACTGACCTGCCCTCAGCTCCCCCACTGGAGATAGGGGGGTGCCCCAGGCAAGGCACTACCCTGGATGGCCACGCCCTGGTGTCTCCCTTTCTGTTACCTCCAGACTGACAGCCTCCCCTCAAGGTAGACTCTAACCTGTGACTCCCTCATGTCCCACTCCTCAGAGCAGAGTCAGAGGCTGCTGGAGGTGTGACCCCGGCCCGTGGCAGCCCCTGCAGCCAGGGCCATCTTGGGTGGAGccagcctggccctgcccacACAGCTCGGAGCCCAGTTGGACACGTGGCTGTCTCCACAGGGCACGCCTCCCTGCACacaaacctgtgtgtgtgtgcatgcacacagcTGATGCCACCTTCATGCTTCTCACAGAGCACCAGGCCCAGTTTACAAAGCACCTCCCTGTCGAGATAGCTCTCACTTGTGCAGCACCCACTGTGTACCAGGCTGTGGTCGGGGTACTCCCCATCCACTATCTGAAGTGCGGCCTCCAGACAGCAGGCCAGGTGAGCCGGTGCTCTTTGGATATGAggccagggaggggcagggatgTGTCTGACAGCACAAGGGACCATGTAAGGGAGCTGAGGGAGTTTAACCTATGGCTCCTACCTCCCTGTCAACGGCTCCTTCCACCGGAGCATACTGACTCCTGACTCATTTCCATAATGAAATGTATGTATGAAACACCTATATCTGCATATAGAAATGTGTGCCTGGACCTATGCACCTGTGCAGATGTTCCTAACACATGCCATCAGTGGTTAACAACACACCTATACACAGAGGAGGAAATCACTAGCTCCTCTGGGCTCCCACAGCCCTTTATGGTTCCCCTCGGTGCTGCCAGTGTTTCCCTCACTGGACTGGCCGTGTCTCAAGAACAAGAacaccccagcacccagcacagggccATGAACACTCAATACATGTGTGAATGTCCCTAGAACCTGGGTACCAGGAACCCCGCTTAAGCGATAAGTGTTCACAGTGTCAAAAAGTAAAGTCTCCCAAATGCCACAACCCCTACTTCCAGTCCATACTCTGGTACCCCCAACCCTAGAATTCTTTGCCCTTGTTGTCTAGAGTCTGCTTTCAGTGCCTACATGGGCCTATCCCAGAGTCTGTCCACCTGAGGTCAGGCCATATAACATGACCAAGGGGTTGCTGTTTGTGGAGCATGGGGATCAGTGGAGGTGGAAATGTGGACAGAACTCAGTTGTGTGACTTGGTTATCCACAAGCTTATACTAAAGGCACATAGAAGTGCAGGATAGAGCCAGAAATGGAGAGATAGACTGTGCATGGAGTGCCTCCATTGGTACTCTTGTCCCAGGCTCCACAAATATTAGAGGTGGGcctgtttgaatgaatgaataaccaaGTAGGGGCTTTGGTGAGCAATCATCAATGagcgcacgcgcacacacgcactctctctctctctctctctctcactcactcactcatgctcttttctattcctttggcCTACCATCACATGGGAAAGAGTATGactttttataaatttggaaCATTTAAACTCTTTGCTCTGCTTGTTCATCACCACTCAATTTGTGGCAGATCTGAGCTTGTTCTTATGGCCACCCTGCTCTCTCTCACCTCtccttttccccttctctcctcctctgcaTCCCCACGCACTAGTATGCCTATGCCCTGGCCAACTTCATTCAGTCCCAGGGCATCAGCTCCCTGAAGGTGTGGACCAGTCACATGAAGAGGACCATCCAGACAGCTGAGGCCCTGGGTGTCCCCTATGAGCAGTGGAAGGCCCTGAATGAGATTGATGCGGTGAGATGCGTGGGGTGAATCTCCTGTGTGGAGGGGGTGACTTGAGTCTGGGATTATCCCCTGGGTTGCCTCTGCTCCAGCCCCTATGGGGAGCCTAATTAATTCAACAAACTTTTTTGACAACTAGCCATGTGCCAGACCTTATTCTATGTCTTGGGGATCCAGTGAAGGCCAGAATAGACAAAGTCTCTGCCCTCATCCTAAAGACAGACAGTAAATAGGACATTACATCTCAGTGTGACAAAGGGCTATGAGAGGAGAAGTAGAAGGGATTATGGAGGATCAGAGGGTGAGGGTGCTCCTGACTCAACTTGGTGGTGGGAGATTTAGAAGGAAAGCTTCTTGGAGGAAGCTAGAGGTGACATAAGAAGGAGGCGAAATGGTCTGGGGAGTGGGGAAATAAATCtaattcagagacagaaaatagcTCATGTGAAGACCCAGAGATAAGAAGAGAGCATGGCAAGTTCAGGGAACTGAAGGAAAGAATAGCACAGAGGCTGGGACAGCAATAGTGAGATCTGGAGAAAAGGGAGATGAGGCTTGAAAGGAAGCCAGGCCACCAGGCTTTATAGTTCATGTTGAGGGATTCAAATGCTGCCCTAACAACAATGAGATGCCATTGATGGGGTCCACATCAAGTAGGAGTAGTCTGACTGTgatgcacatttttaaagaaagcccACTCTGGGCATGTGTGGAAACTTGGTGGGAAGAAGGCCAGAATGAACATGTAGACCAGTAAGAAGTTGATTGCATTAGTCTGGTAAGAGGTGGGGGCATGTTGAACCAGAGTAGTGGCATTGGAGATGAAGTGAAGGACTTTGGGAATGTTTCAAAGGTGGAatcaggtcaggtgcagtggctcatgcctgtaatcccagcactttgggaggcctaggtgggaggatcacttgagccctggagttggagaccagcctgagcaacatagtaaaaccccatctctacaaacaatttgaaaattggctgggtgtggtggtgcatgcctgtgacctcagctactcaggcggctgagataggaggattgtttgagcctgggaggtggaggctgcagtgagctgtgatcatgccactgcactccagcctgagtgacaagcaaggccctgtctcaaaaaaaaaaatttaaggtggAATCAGCAGGGCTTGATGGTGCACTGGCTATAAGGGATGAGGAAGAGGGAGACATGAAGGACCCAACCCTGGTGGTATAGCAATCTCTCTTCAGGGTCAGGTTCTTCCATGAGCTCTTTGAGAAAGGAGCTGTTTCCTCTCCATTGTTCACCTGCACTGTAGGTACAATGGCACTGGGCAGCAGCGCACAGGTTATGATTGTTAGGCATCAACATAAAAGCTTCACCACTTGTGTAAATAACTTGCGTGTGGGTAGGTTAACTTACTTACTTGCCTGCTAGATATGCCTCTATAGAAACAGacacgtatgtgtgtgtacattcatacatatgtgtatataaatatagagGTACAGAAATACACATAGCTAGAAAAGGGCTATACAGCATTGTTCTGTATACCACATACATTTGCTATAAAATATATGCAAGCAAATATGAAATTTCTTCATCATAAGTTTGGTGGCTTCTTATTTCTGGTCCACATGTGgtgtaaacatttattgaatcccTCCTTATTTCAGGTTTTGGAGTGATGCTGGAGGTGGAAATTGATCTAATTCATTCCTGTCTTCACTGAATTTTCAGGCTAAATAGGGTAGACAGAGGAATAAACAGAGAAATAGAGAACAGCATGTGTGATACAGGCTCTGATAGGCAAGACTATGGGTACATAGAAATTGGGGCAGGACACCTAACTCAGCCAAGATCTACCTGGAAGAAGTGATACCTAGCTGAAGCCTCAGGTTTGAGTAACAGTGAACCAAATAGAAAGGATCAAGAatgacattccaggcagagagacaGGGATAGGGAACTTCACAAACAAAGAGGTTGATTGGATGTGTTGAAATGCTAAGGTTGTAGTAGTACAAatggagagggaagaaaaaaggaatcGATTTGAGAGAGATTTAGGAGGTGGAATCTCAGAAATTGGCTATGAGGGGTGAGTGAGGAAGAAGCAAGAATTTAGGATGATGATAAAGCAAGAATTTAAGTTTCTGGTTTATTTTCCatgattaataaaata encodes:
- the LOC105493771 gene encoding 6-phosphofructo-2-kinase/fructose-2,6-bisphosphatase 1 isoform X6 — protein: MVIMVGLPARGKTYISTKLTRYLNWIGTPTKVFNLGQYRREAVSYKNYEFFLPDNMEALQIRKQCALAALKDVHNYLSREEGHVAVFDATNTTRERRSLILQFAKEHGYKVFFIESICNDPGVIAENIRQVKLGSPDYVDCDREKVLEDFLKRIECYEVNYQPLDEELDSHLSYIKIFDVGTRYMVNRVQGHIQSRTVYYLMNIHVTPRSIYLCRHGESDLNLRGRIGGDSGLSVRGKQYAYALANFIQSQGISSLKVWTSHMKRTIQTAEALGVPYEQWKALNEIDAGVCEEMTYEEIQEHYPEEFALRDQDKYRYRYPKGESYEDLVQRLEPVIMELERQENVLVICHQAVMRCLLAYFLDKSSDELPYLKCPLHTVLKLTPVAYGCKVESIYLNVEAVNTHREKPENVDITREPEEALDTVPAHY